ATTACTTTTTCTACAAGGCACACACCAAGCAGCCCAAAAATCGAGAACAACAATCTTTCCCCGAAAATCAGTCAAATTCACATCATTATTATTAAGGTCTTTGACAATAAAAGCTGGAGCTAGATCCCCTCTTCTAAGTTCCTTTGCTTGGAGAAATTCCTTTAAGAACCGTCCTGTTCTACTTTTTTTCATATTCTGAGGGAACCTATCAAAAGCCAACTGCAAGGAATCTCTTGTCAATGATGTCCTTAAGAAATAGAGTTCCTGCATAAGTGGATAAGACGGTGTTTTATCAAAAATATTGTGGACTCTCAACTGTCTGATGGACCGATAATAATGGTCCGATGCTATTTTCAACTCCACCAGTTGGACCGAATCGGTTTCAATTTCAATTTTTCGGTCAAGCTCAGCTGCTCCTTTCCACATGGGATCCAGTTGTCTATTGATTGGGATGGCATCAGCCTGTGATCTGGAATTCAGCACCGCTATATCCGAAAAATGTAAACTATCGCCTAATATCTTCATGCGAGCCGGTTCAATCCAGATGACTGCCCTCAAATTGGGCTTTGCCGTTAGTACATATAAAGAAGGCTCCTCTAGAGTTCCTTTTATG
The Sphingobacterium multivorum genome window above contains:
- a CDS encoding TlpA disulfide reductase family protein, giving the protein MMILKKIFPFLFFLPLACLAQQEKGKPFEIQFDISGLSNGAKLQLNSFQEGGRSYDVILKDGKCAIKGTLEEPSLYVLTAKPNLRAVIWIEPARMKILGDSLHFSDIAVLNSRSQADAIPINRQLDPMWKGAAELDRKIEIETDSVQLVELKIASDHYYRSIRQLRVHNIFDKTPSYPLMQELYFLRTSLTRDSLQLAFDRFPQNMKKSRTGRFLKEFLQAKELRRGDLAPAFIVKDLNNNDVNLTDFRGKIVVLDFWAAWCVPCRKSNKKLPMLYAKYKKRGLEILSFNLDTNREIWKKAAVEDGISWTNVGDQQALNSKTAINYRVQGLPKVYIIDRNGFIIDTGGSGVDLERTIEESLDPLL